In Xyrauchen texanus isolate HMW12.3.18 chromosome 35, RBS_HiC_50CHRs, whole genome shotgun sequence, one DNA window encodes the following:
- the kcnk15 gene encoding potassium channel subfamily K member 15 yields the protein MKKQNVRTLSLIICMFSYLLVGAAVFDALESDTESARKRILEQKRSDMKRKYRFTEDDYWEIERVVLQAEPHRAGRQWKFAGSFYFAITVITTIGYGHAAPGTDAGKVFCMFYAVLGIPLTLVMFQSLGERMNTLMRYLLSRIKKYIGLHRTAVSMENMVLVGFLSCLGTLCVGAAAFSHFEGWTFFHAYYYCFITLTTIGFGDFVALQKKEDLQEKTPYVVFSFMYILVGLTVIGAFLNLVVLRFLTMNSDDEKRDAQERASLKRGHNITAMNARRDSHSHSNLFLPMEDGTSRTNLILSPAEECGLYSPLPLPLLKNQQRQKSQLGLLCSCVCYRLGLCVSPVPSLHKCPDSHINYVYYNSVSYRIRGGSSTRDNTVLSSPGSSLSPGLSFRELPHLRRKSV from the exons ATGAAGAAGCAGAACGTGCGAACGCTCTCTCTCATTATCTGCATGTTCTCGTACCTGCTTGTGGGCGCCGCGGTCTTTGACGCGCTGGAGTCCGACACCGAGAGCGCACGAAAACGCATCTTAGAGCAGAAACGCAGCGACATGAAGAGGAAGTATCGCTTTACTGAAGATGACTATTGGGAGATCGAGCGAGTAGTGCTGCAGGCAGAGCCACATCGCGCTGGAAGACAGTGGAAATTCGCTGGATCGTTTTACTTTGCCATTACAGTAATCACCACGATTG GTTATGGTCACGCAGCACCTGGCACAGATGCTGGAAAGGTCTTTTGCATGTTCTATGCTGTTCTGGGCATCCCTCTAACACTGGTGATGTTTCAGAGTCTAGGTGAGAGAATGAATACATTAATGCGCTACCTTCTCAGTCGTATCAAGAAATATATAGGCCTTCATCGGACAGCGGTTTCCATGGAGAACATGGTGTTGGTGGGCTTCTTGTCCTGCCTGGGGACTCTGTGCGTGGGGGCCGCTGCCTTCTCCCACTTTGAGGGCTGGACATTCTTCCATGCGTACTACTACTGTTTCATCACTCTCACCACCATTGGTTTCGGGGACTTTGTGGCTCTACAGAAGAAGGAGGACCTCCAAGAAAAGACACCTTATGTGGTTTTCAGTTTCATGTATATCCTCGTGGGCTTGACAGTGATCGGAGCATTCCTCAACCTGGTGGTGTTGAGGTTCCTCACCATGAACAGTGACGATGAGAAACGGGATGCCCAGGAACGGGCCTCTTTAAAGAGGGGTCACAACATCACTGCCATGAATGCCAGGCGAGATAGTCACAGCCATAGCAACTTGTTCTTGCCCATGGAAGACGGCACAAGTCGCACCAACCTCATCTTGTCGCCAGCAGAAGAATGCGGTCTGTACAGTCCTTTGCCCCTGCCGTTACTTAAGAATCAACAGCGACAAAAGTCCCAGCTGGGCTTGCTGTGCTCCTGCGTTTGCTACCGTTTGGGCCTCTGTGTCAGCCCTGTCCCATCACTCCACAAGTGCCCTGACTCACATATTAACTATGTGTACTACAACTCCGTGTCCTACCGAATCAGAGGTGGTTCTTCAACCAGGGACAATACAGTCCTATCCTCTCCAGGCAGCTCTCTTTCTCCTGGGCTCAGCTTTAGAGAGCTGCCGCACTTACGGAGGAAATCTGTGTAG